One stretch of Astatotilapia calliptera chromosome 3, fAstCal1.2, whole genome shotgun sequence DNA includes these proteins:
- the LOC113018988 gene encoding myelin-oligodendrocyte glycoprotein-like isoform X1 produces the protein MSLNNFYFKDSNFFSLRTFLLCSALSVWTPVQGEVLVIGSNLPIIASPGDDVILPCHLEPMFDVQGLTVEWSKPDLKPDPSDRLSRVEYVHLYRDRKEVPDMKMASYFRRTELFMDDMKRGNISLKILNVSEEDNGRYRCFIPKLQSRVKAAVVELVVDSNFAKTSTTETPLQTPDPQDTTPTNAGRSSVAVVLLIAFISAVAVAGLIVYFCCHHQNRTKHPEDDETETEPLPV, from the exons ATGTCTCTGAACAACTTCTACTTTAAGGACTCTAACTTTTTCTCACTCCGGACTTTTCTCCTGTGCTCGGCTTTGTCCGTCTGGACTCCTGTACAAG GTGAGGTTCTGGTGATTGGCTCAAATCTTCCAATCATTGCTTCTCCTGGTGATGATGTCATCCTGCCGTGTCACCTGGAGCCCATGTTCGATGTCCAGGGTCTGACGGTGGAGTGGTCCAAACCCGACCTGAAGCCCGACCCGTCGGACCGGCTGAGCCGAGTGGAGTACGTTCACCTGTACAGGGACAGGAAGGAGGTCCCCGACATGAAGATGGCCTCGTACTTCAGGAGGACGGAGCTGTTCATGGACGACATGAAACGCGGGAACATTTCACTGAAGATCCTGAACGTGTCGGAGGAAGACAACGGCAGATACAGATGTTTCATCCCCAAGCTGCAGAGCAGAGTGAAAGCTGCTGTTGTTGAACTTGTAGTCG aTTCAAACTTTGCTAAAACCTCAACGACAGAGACGCCACTGCAAACTCCAGATCCTCAGGACACGACTCCAACAAATG CAGGTCGATCCAGCGTCGCTGTGGTTCTTCTCATCGCTTTTATATCGGCTGTAGCTGTTGCTggtcttattgtatatttttgctGCCATCATCAGAATCGAACT AAGCATCCagaggatgatgagacagaaacAGAACCACTACCAGTCTAG
- the LOC113018988 gene encoding myelin-oligodendrocyte glycoprotein-like isoform X2 has translation MSLNNFYFKDSNFFSLRTFLLCSALSVWTPVQGEVLVIGSNLPIIASPGDDVILPCHLEPMFDVQGLTVEWSKPDLKPDPSDRLSRVEYVHLYRDRKEVPDMKMASYFRRTELFMDDMKRGNISLKILNVSEEDNGRYRCFIPKLQSRVKAAVVELVVDSNFAKTSTTETPLQTPDPQDTTPTNGRSSVAVVLLIAFISAVAVAGLIVYFCCHHQNRTKHPEDDETETEPLPV, from the exons ATGTCTCTGAACAACTTCTACTTTAAGGACTCTAACTTTTTCTCACTCCGGACTTTTCTCCTGTGCTCGGCTTTGTCCGTCTGGACTCCTGTACAAG GTGAGGTTCTGGTGATTGGCTCAAATCTTCCAATCATTGCTTCTCCTGGTGATGATGTCATCCTGCCGTGTCACCTGGAGCCCATGTTCGATGTCCAGGGTCTGACGGTGGAGTGGTCCAAACCCGACCTGAAGCCCGACCCGTCGGACCGGCTGAGCCGAGTGGAGTACGTTCACCTGTACAGGGACAGGAAGGAGGTCCCCGACATGAAGATGGCCTCGTACTTCAGGAGGACGGAGCTGTTCATGGACGACATGAAACGCGGGAACATTTCACTGAAGATCCTGAACGTGTCGGAGGAAGACAACGGCAGATACAGATGTTTCATCCCCAAGCTGCAGAGCAGAGTGAAAGCTGCTGTTGTTGAACTTGTAGTCG aTTCAAACTTTGCTAAAACCTCAACGACAGAGACGCCACTGCAAACTCCAGATCCTCAGGACACGACTCCAACAAATG GTCGATCCAGCGTCGCTGTGGTTCTTCTCATCGCTTTTATATCGGCTGTAGCTGTTGCTggtcttattgtatatttttgctGCCATCATCAGAATCGAACT AAGCATCCagaggatgatgagacagaaacAGAACCACTACCAGTCTAG